Genomic segment of Staphylococcus muscae:
CGAACTATTGGATGCATAATGGGTTCATCAATATTGATAATGAAAAAATGAGTAAGTCACTTGGAAACTTTATTTTAGTTCATGACATTATCAAAGAAGTGGATCCAGATGTGCTGCGTTTCTTCATGATTAGTGTTCATTATCGCAGCCCAATCAACTATAATTTGGAATTAGTTGAAGCGGCTAAAAGTGGCTTAACACGTATACGCAACAGCTATGAAGCATTGCTCGCACGTGAAGCAGTTGCTACGGATTTAGTAGTCGCACAAGAATATATCGATCAAATTGAAGCGATTTTAGCGCAGTTTGAAAAAGTGATGGATGATGACTTTAATACAGCCAATGCGATTACAGCTTGGTATGATTTAGCCAAACTAGCGAATAAATATTTGCTTGAAGACAATACAGCAACAGTAGTAATTACACGCTTTAAAGAAGTATTCCAAATCTTTAGTGATGTATTAGGTGTGCCACTTCAAGCAGCACAATCTGAAGAGCTACTTGATGCAGAAGTGGAAGCATTGATTGAAGAAAGAAATGAAGCACGTAAAAATAAAGACTTCGCTCGTGCAGATGAGATTCGCGACCAGCTCAAAGCACAGAATATCTTGTTGGAAGATACGCCACAAGGTGTGAGATTTAAACGTGTATAACACGATTGATTTTAAACAATTAAGCCCACTCACACTTGCGTATATGGGAGATGCCGTTTTGGATCAGTTTGTTCGTGGGCACATTATTTTAAAGTATCAAAGTAAACCGAACCGTTTGCATCAAGAAGCCAAACGGTTCGTTTCTGCTAAGAGCCAAGCGCAAACTTTAGAAGCGTTGTTAGCAGACAATTGGTTTACGGAGGAAGAATTGGCTATCGTGAAGCGAGGTCGCAACGCTAAAAGTCACACGAAAGCTAAAAATACAGATATCCAAACGTATCGTAAAAGTTCAGGTCTGGAAGCAGTGATTGGTTATTTGCATTTAACACAACAAGAAGCACGTATCATCTCGTTATTGAATGAGATTGTAAGACAAGTAGAAAAGAGGTGTTAGATAATGGATTCAGAAGTAATAGTTGGACGCCATGCGGTTCGTGAAGCGATTACGAGTGGACATGTGGTGAATAAAGTATTAATTCAAGAAGGTATGAAGAAGCAACAAATTGATGATATTTTAAAACAAGCGAAAGATTTAAAATTAGTCGTTCAAACCGTTCCAAAATCAAAATTAGATCAAATCTCAACAGCACCTCATCAAGGTGTTGCAGCATATATTGCGCCATACGAATATGAGACTTTAGAACATTTTTTAGAACAGCAGAAGCAGAAGGATGGCTTATCAACAGTGCTCATACTCGATGGATTAGAAGATCCGCATAACTTAGGTTCTATTCTAAGAACAGCGGATGCGACAGGTGTAGACGGCATCATCATCCCAAAACGTCGCTCTGTTGCACTTACGCAGACAGTGGCAAAAGCTTCCACAGGTGCCATTCAACATGTCCCTGTCATGCGTGTTACGAACTTATCTCAAACGATTGATGTATTGAAAGATCAAGGGTATTGGGTAGCTGGCACAGAAGCAAATCATGCGACAGATTATCGTCAAATGCAGGCAGATATGCCACTTGCGATTGTGATTGGTAGTGAAGGGCAAGGCATGAGTCGACGTGTGAAAGAAAAATGTGATTTTTATATTAAAATCCCTATGGTTGGTCATGTCAACAGTTTGAATGCATCGGTTGCTGCAAGTTTGATGATGTACGAGGTGTTGAGAAAGCGTCAACCTATTGGCGGTGACAAGTAATCCATGAAAGATTATTATGTGATTATTGATGGATATAATATGATTGGACAATCGCCTGAGCTCATGCACCTTGCGAAAGAAAACCTTGAAGAAGCACGTGAGCAACTACTGATTGAGATTGCAAACTACAATGCACTTGTGAAGGGACATATCATCTGTGTGTTTGATGCATATGAACAAGGTTCTCCGCAATCAGAAACGGTCTATCATGGTGTGAGAGTTATTTTCACCAAAGAAGGAGAAACAGCAGATAGCTTTATTGAACGCTATGTTTATAATATCTATCATAAACACTTAACACATATCACAGTTGTGACGAGTGATATGAGTGAACAGCATGCTATTTTTGGAACGGGAGCCTATCGCATCTCATCTAGAGAAATGTGGCGTCATTTGAAAGAAAACAAGACAGCTGTTTCCAAGACGATATCGTCATTTGAAGCACGAAAACCACGTACAAGAATGCATTTATCAGAAGAAGTTTTGACAGAATTTGAAAAAATTAGACGTGGTAAGCAGCAATAATTGGCAAGTCTCGATTTGATTTTTGAGAAGGGAATTCATACGCTATTGAGTACCCCAGAATAAAGCGAGGCGATTCAATGCAGCGAATTGAACAACGAAACGACCTTGAAAATCAAACCTTCTCAACAAATGAAGTGCTCCTTATGGAAGCCCAATTGAACGATATCAAACAACGTGCGATGCAGTCTTTTGCTGATTATAGTATTCATGAGTATGATCGTGATGACTTGATCCAAGAGACTGTAATTCGTTTATATCAAAAAATGCGAGCCGCTGAAGAGCCACACGCTACGCCGTTTGAACATTATATCAATCGAACGATTCGTCGGCGTAAGTTGGACTATCGACGGAAAAAGATGAATCGACAACGCATATTTGATAAGTATGCACAATCTGTTAAATATGAGACGACTTATGATGATTATAAACAAGAAGATCCATTAGATATTGTCATTCGTAATGAAATGCTGTTCGCAGTATTTAAAGAAGCATTAGCAACATTAACACCGATTGAATACCGTGTCTGTCAGTATTTATATCAAGAATGGAAACCCGCAGAAATCGCAAAAACAATGGATATACCCCCGAAGAAGGTCTATAATACAATCTACCGTGTGCGCAAAAAGTTGAAAGCAGCATTGCATATGAATGTAGATTGACAATTGAACATGACCTTATGTATAGTTAATGAGTATTATAGGATTAAGGTGAGTTAAAGTGAAAAAAGTACCACTGAATTGTGAAAAATGTG
This window contains:
- the rlmB gene encoding 23S rRNA (guanosine(2251)-2'-O)-methyltransferase RlmB; the protein is MDSEVIVGRHAVREAITSGHVVNKVLIQEGMKKQQIDDILKQAKDLKLVVQTVPKSKLDQISTAPHQGVAAYIAPYEYETLEHFLEQQKQKDGLSTVLILDGLEDPHNLGSILRTADATGVDGIIIPKRRSVALTQTVAKASTGAIQHVPVMRVTNLSQTIDVLKDQGYWVAGTEANHATDYRQMQADMPLAIVIGSEGQGMSRRVKEKCDFYIKIPMVGHVNSLNASVAASLMMYEVLRKRQPIGGDK
- a CDS encoding Mini-ribonuclease 3 translates to MGDAVLDQFVRGHIILKYQSKPNRLHQEAKRFVSAKSQAQTLEALLADNWFTEEELAIVKRGRNAKSHTKAKNTDIQTYRKSSGLEAVIGYLHLTQQEARIISLLNEIVRQVEKRC
- a CDS encoding RNA polymerase sigma factor; amino-acid sequence: MQRIEQRNDLENQTFSTNEVLLMEAQLNDIKQRAMQSFADYSIHEYDRDDLIQETVIRLYQKMRAAEEPHATPFEHYINRTIRRRKLDYRRKKMNRQRIFDKYAQSVKYETTYDDYKQEDPLDIVIRNEMLFAVFKEALATLTPIEYRVCQYLYQEWKPAEIAKTMDIPPKKVYNTIYRVRKKLKAALHMNVD
- a CDS encoding NYN domain-containing protein: MKDYYVIIDGYNMIGQSPELMHLAKENLEEAREQLLIEIANYNALVKGHIICVFDAYEQGSPQSETVYHGVRVIFTKEGETADSFIERYVYNIYHKHLTHITVVTSDMSEQHAIFGTGAYRISSREMWRHLKENKTAVSKTISSFEARKPRTRMHLSEEVLTEFEKIRRGKQQ